Proteins from one Malania oleifera isolate guangnan ecotype guangnan chromosome 4, ASM2987363v1, whole genome shotgun sequence genomic window:
- the LOC131152712 gene encoding B3 domain-containing protein At1g05930-like yields MEEEKELRVLSMEDFRGSDIPADNPLEQLLLVAAVASSVLRNEEKKKEKKNRERGRLAPREKILKKAAAPPVPLAEKAALIIRLPLPNKRVLATAKDILIKKPLIMTKNQKKKQKIRSHLQPSNSLPSLPNSLHIFSHHHPGECSTSTTHVTNSAAVAVAVPEMSHRLKNRITEISGTDVVLVIQKKLSSTDVSRNHNRLSIPLRQVKSEFLTAEEKDLCLSQRNASGKKLAGMEVPLVMVDRPHVQYLDEFMGIQLKKWDMKKEKGSTSSCYVLVSEWNDIVARTGLRSNDDIQLWSFRRNTHLCFALQLVT; encoded by the coding sequence ATGGAGGAGGAGAAGGAATTGAGGGTGTTGAGTATGGAAGATTTTCGTGGGTCGGACATCCCTGCAGACAACCCACTGGAGCAGTTGCTACTGGTGGCTGCCGTTGCATCCTCTGTTCTCCGGaatgaggagaagaagaaggagaagaaaaacaGGGAGCGGGGGCGGCTGGCGCCCAGAGAAAAGATCCTCAAGAAAGCAGCAGCGCCGCCTGTGCCTTTGGCGGAGAAAGCAGCACTCATCATCCGTCTGCCCCTGCCGAATAAGCGAGTACTAGCCACGGCAAAAGACATCCTCATCAAGAAACCATTAATCATGACAAAAAAccagaagaagaagcagaagattCGCAGCCATCTTCAGCCATCTAATTCGCTTCCATCATTACCCAATTCCCTCCATATCTTCTCTCACCATCATCCCGGTGAATGCAGTACCAGTACCACTCATGTTACTAATTCTGCAGCTGTTGCAGTGGCTGTGCCTGAAATGAGCCATCGTCTCAAAAACCGCATCACCGAGATTAGCGGCACCGACGTTGTCCTCGTCATCCAGAAAAAGCTCTCCTCCACCGATGTTAGCAGGAACCACAATCGGCTCTCCATCCCACTCCGCCAAGTCAAGTCGGAATTTCTGACGGCAGAGGAGAAGGACCTTTGTCTCTCGCAACGCAACGCATCCGGAAAGAAGCTGGCCGGCATGGAGGTGCCCTTGGTGATGGTTGATCGCCCACATGTGCAGTATCTTGATGAATTCATGGGCATTCAACTGAAAAAGTGGGACATGAAGAAGGAGAAAGGCAGCACCAGCTCATGTTATGTTCTGGTTTCGGAGTGGAATGACATCGTTGCGAGAACCGGACTCCGAAGCAACGACGACATCCAGCTCTGGTCCTTCCGCCGCAATACACATCTCTGTTTTGCCCTACAACTAGTTACATAG